Part of the Lotus japonicus ecotype B-129 chromosome 6, LjGifu_v1.2 genome, TGATGATGTTATTGCATATGCAGAATACATGTTGAATCATTACTGAAAAAGTTGAATTGAGACActttatcattatttttattctcttgTTTTAAACTTGTTATTGTTTACTTTATCATTTGCCAATTTACAAATATGTTTACAAATTTGAACCCTTTTAACTCAAGAATTTTAATGAAGTACAATCCTTGTGGAATCGACAAAAGCTAATTTACTACTTCGGGTCTTGGTTTTAAGTAGTACGTAAATTAGAAAACCAACAAAACCGCTAAGCCGCCTCGATCAAACCACCGCCAAGCTCCTGCCTTAGCCTCAGTGGTGCTTACACCTTTGTCGCACTTGCATCTACGTCATGCATTTGTCCTCATGTGGTCACTTTGTTGTGCTCGTGCCTGCATCGCACCACCGTCGTGCCTTCATTCTCACGAGTCACGACCTCCGTTGGGCACATCCGTTGAAAATCTCATACATACATGTAAAAGATCTCATTTGTATTTTATTAAAATGCATAGATCttattttgatttgatttaatAACCAAAGAGAGTTATTTTCTTTCTAAATCTGTTAGTGTGTTTGGATAGGATTTTAACCTAGATTTTGATGAAAAATTTGTGATTTTCCCTAGTGATGAGATcggttgttgttgttttctttctttccttgtcattttttaaattaagacTTGACCAACCAGCCCAACCATATGATACTTGAGTTGGTTAGATTTGGGTTCgtttaaatattttatcaatATATCTTATGGCGGACAATAGTTTTCTAGAAACTTTGTTTATTTAGTGCCCATAACTATTCACTTGTTGGTCATCAATGAATAGTTTCAAAATCATTGAAATTAACACATGCAATTAAATTTTTGAAGAATCTTTTTTTGGAATTGTGGTTGTATTCAATTAATAAACATTGCAGCAGTTGTACAcctttgtaccaaaaaaaaaagttgtacaCCTcctcaaaaggaaaaaaatctagTTGATATTCCTTACGATTTCAAACTGCCGCAAAAAAGGACATCAAATGTAGTGtgcatgtttttttcttttttttgactGAGTAGTGTGCATGTTGAACTGTGATATATGTTAACATGTGGCTATTCCAACGGTTGATCAAAACCGATGTAGATTGAAGCACGGCGCTTCTAACCATAACGCTTTATTAACCGCCGCGAATATACATTTTCTAGCACCTTGCATTGTCACAACTCCACCGCACTTCTAGTTAATCACTCAGCTTCATTGGAGATCAATCTTGTCAAACCCGAACAAAAAGTGAAAAGAAGTGAGGATAACTAAATCTacttaaaaaattattgaaaaaccAAATCACACATCAACTCTGTTGAAAGGATTAAACGTGATTTATTTTACAATAATGTTTGAAAAGTTGGAAGGGCTGACATAATGGATGAGCTATTTCTTTTAGCTTTGTGCATAAGCAAACTTTTACAATAATGTACGAGGTTTAATGCGTTGTTGAATTCTGTATGGATAAGCGGTTTGCTAATTtgacattttaatatttttatttatacacCGGATTGAAAGCCTCAGCAGTTTTCAAACGAATCTCTTGCTCTGATGCCAGAAGGGTTGGTTCTGTCTATTGTTTGAAAGCTTGTGGTCTGAGGAATTTTTTCTTCTCTACACTCTGTGGAGTAGAAAGAGCTGGGCTTGGGCTGAGTTATTAGTCTTCTTTGTAAATTTCCTTGAAAATATTCTCTTGACTTTTCAAgattggtactctttttccttgttaggttttcccaagggggttttaccctagcaaggttttaatgaggcttgtcTTGGTTAGTCTATTTTCAAGGAGGTATTAGGTAGGGTAGTTCCTTCATCTTTAGGTTttgtctctttttcttttctttctccttttgtattgggttgaagtacccattgtacttctattcaatatatttctaattgcccataaaaaaaaataaggtgcATTTGTTTATCATGTATGTTGAATTTTCGCATTTGCGGCGGTTTTTATAGTGCTGCTAAACAATGTTAAATTCACAGATGAACTGGGAGAAaggaaacaacaacaaaaggcCACTTCCACTTTCTCTCTTcacctcctcttcctcttcgtTAGACTTACACAGGTCCCTGCAGTTAACTGCCCTGCTTTTGGCTTAACTTTTGTTTGCATGTTACTTTTCATTTACATCGAAGTTACGAATTGATTCATATCAAAGGCTCACCCCCCTTGTGTCTCTTCTAAAGTAATTAATGATGGTTTGGGATCTTAGAATAAGGACTACTTGACCCATATTTCTAATCACTAAAAACCCTTTTGCAAGTAAAACTTTGAACGTATCTTTTAATAAGTGAGATCTCAACACATCCACTCACGCTTGAATATAGCTATTTGAGGATTGTTTGTGGTCTTTGAAAGATTTTGAAACTTGCAAAATAGTAacttgaagaagaaaataagttcGAAAGTCTctctttttttgaaatgaagttCAAAAGTATCTGAAAGTGTAAAACATCAGCCAAATTAATTCATACAATGACTATCTTGATCAAAATTTTAGCAAACCAAATTTGTCTCTAACCCACACTTCACACATTTTGGGACTTTTGAACGTATTTCTTTCTTCCGGTTACAAACATCTCAGGGCCAAAACCAAGTTAACCATTCATTAATTTACTTTTAGTCATATCTTCAATCAGTGAACCTCAACATGAGTCTACATTTTCCTTAATTACATGCATGCATCAATATCCCCAACTTTTTTCTACTTCTATGTCGACATGAAATTTTTTGCCCCAAAACTTCACTGATTTATCTTAATTTACATTGAAGTAACTAATTATGTTATGGTGAAGTAGAAAAATTATGAGTTCTGAAGGTGTCGGTGAAGATTGCCTTGGATATGCATCAAGAGATTCATCTGGGGTTCTGTCACCCTACAAACTCAGTCGCAGGTATATACTAGGATtgtacccgtgcgatgcacggcgCCTAATTTCTCTCCTTTGTTCCCATTTTTTTTAGATCAAGTGTATAATAAAATCGGCCCTGTTAATTTTATACATTTAAATGGTTTGTTCTTACATAAACAATTAATGTATATAGATAGCATATTAAAAAGaaggtgcttgctgtggtaccttgaGTCAATTCAAGgcgtggtacccaaaatgagttaAATGAGTAGTAAAAACTTATATATCCGTTGAAAGtttgattttaatatattatagtaATGTAGTATTCCATTGTTAGAGACGTAAAATCTCTTTGTTGTGTTTTGTTAACTTTTGTTCTTCCGTCAAATATGGTCAATTGACGCGCATCGTCACCACCTTCGTTCGTCTTCACTACTCatctatttttcattaaaaaataaattttattgaatgaagttaattgaaaagtaaaataaaatttgaaaatgtaaaatttacatTGAAAAACATagtaataatctattaaataacATAATGTGGGTATCACACCCAAACAAAAttatgggtaccacagaattttccTAAAAAGAATACCATCACCATACTATAGTTGAGGGAAGTAAATATGATGCATATCAGAAACAAACTCTATTTTATCTTATCATTGTAAATGATGataaaaatcaaacttttacTATAGTTGGACCCTAATCCATTAAACCACTCGTCCCTACCTAGCCATGGAAATCTATCATAACAATTTCAAGTAAACTAAATTTAACCCCATAATGAAACAATTAACAGCATAACACATAGAATACACCACACACTTCTCACTATTTTCCCTGCTAACTATTTAACTTAATGATAATCATACCACTAATTACTTGCAAAACTGACTATGTTCTTAGTATAACTTCATTTTAAGGTGCCAATTTTCTACACCTGTACTCATTAGGCAACAACTAAAAGGAGTTGTGCCTCTGTCTCTATTTTGTGTATGGCATATGTACTCCATAATTAATTGTGTAATTTAAGAGTTAAGAATGAGATAAATAGAATTGAGATGTAATATATGTAAGATATACTTAAAAGATTCACTATCTCTCAGTATAGGGTGTGGATCTCATAATACAAAAGATTAGTAATTATTAGCCATTTTATAAATAGTGTATGAACCAATGGTAGAAAAAATAACTCATCTCAGTCACATAAAAGAAACCGAGTAAAGATAAATGCatagaaagaaaatagaaaaatatacaCAATCAAAGCAGATATGTATTAAAGAAACCATTGCATACATAGATAGGTCCACAGTACAGCATATATTGGATATGTCAGTTACATGACAGAGATTCCTACATGATACATTAAAACATAAAGATAAAAGCATTGAATTGGAGTGTGTAACTGTGGTCAGGGTACAGTGACCAAATTCAATTCATGCATCAAAAAGTGAGGACTGAACTTGACAACAATACTAATCCTACTAATACTATAACAAAAAGTTTTTGGAGCTATTGTCAGATAAGGCAATCTGCATCTTTTTCAGCATATCAGACTATATAGTCTGAAACCTCCTAGTAATAGGTAGAGATAAGCTCAGGGAGCaacctcatcatcatctgaGATCACAATCACCTCATCACCATATACACCTTTCTTCAGCACTTTGTCATTGTCATCATCAACatgttcaatcttgaccttgtATTTAAGGCCACATTCATCCAAATTATCCACCATGTCTTCTCCTTCAGAAGGATCACTGTCCTCAGTGCTTTCATCTGCAGACACTATGCCATCAAGTTCATCATCTTCCACAGCAAAGTCAATAAACTTCTTCCCAGCAACAACTTCACTTAAAGTGAATCCAGATTTAGATTCCTCAGTTTCAACAGCCTTTGGAGTACCATCAATGGAAACAACTCTTTCTCCATCTGCAACTAAAGATTCAGTCCCAGCTACATCTTTGGTTTCAGTTTCAGCATTTGTCTCCTTTGGCTCATCATTCAGATCAAACTCAGTATCAGCAACACGTTTCTTTCCTTTGATCTAAGCAGCAACTTCCTCAACAGCATTAACATCCTCATATTCTGACTCAAAGTCAATCACCAGCTTCCTTCGCAGGCGACGATTACCTCTTTCAAGACTGCTGGATTCAGATAACCCAAGACTCTTGTCACTCATGTTCAAGCTACTTTCATCAGCAGATGATTTCTTCCCCATCTTAGGGAAAGATGGCATGAACTTGGCCTGTTGTACAACAACATAGATCAGCAAAAAACCTATCAAATGAAAATATACAAAAAGTGTAcactaaatatatttattgcaATGCTATTCAATGCAGAATTCTACTGTGAATATTGATCAAAATAGGACATGTGTAATGTATGAACCAAATATCCAAAGAATCAACCTTATTGGGTGTAACTATTGCATCATGATCATGCAACATAGCAATTATGTCCAAATCACAGCAAATCCTCATCACCTCAAAGCAATCATCCTTGCCATACATCATACCAACTTTGTTGCGGACCATAAAAGCATCTCCAAGCCAGCTACACGGTTTTCAATGTCCTCATGATACTCCCCTTCAGGAATGCTTTTGTTCTCAAGCTGAAATGTAAAGTTAAAAAGATGGGTTAAAAGCTTTAGCAGCAGTATACACGTGGTGGAAAAAATGCAAGATCCATAAGTGCAAAATCAAGAATTCAGAATAAGTTACTGCAATGTTATTGATCAATTCTTCACATGAAAAGCCAGTAAACTGTTCTGCCTCAGGGTCGTATAACACAAATACAGCGCTGTCGACGCCGTCAAAAACCTCTACTTTGAACTGAAACATGTACACATTTTAGGTGCAATTTATTCTACCATTAGTTATCTAAGGAATTTTTATCTTAGATAAATATACAAAATCTGGCTTCTTAGAAATACTTGTTAATCATTTCACCAATGATACATCCACATTTTAGACAGTCATACTTAACACCATTCATTCTAAGTTCACTGAAACATCTACATGCTTGATATGACCATTGCCCATCCCTAAGGACCCCGACTATTACAGCATGCACTATGAATATCCCCCCCTGTTTAGTGAAATAATCAAAGTAGATACAAAAACAATCTATGAACACAAATAATGGAGCTAAATTAGAAAAGAATGAATTTGATCACCTCTTTAGTTTCCAGCAGCTGAGTTAATGTTTTCCTAGGGTAGGTATTAAGCATTTCATCCCTAAGGCTCAGATTAGACTCATTAGTGGGAATAAATCCAACAGGTCCATGGTAATTCAAACCAAGAACATCCAATATGAAGATAGCAGCATTACATATAGATCAGATATAATGTTATAcgacatttttaaaaaaatattagtcaTTATATGGCAGATGGTTTATACCTTTTAGTTAACTCAATAGCATCATGAATGTTTGGGTTGAAATGAACTTTTGAAGATACAGGTGTGCCTTCAATGAGAAATTTGTTTGCAAATACAAGTGTTTTCAGTTATTAAAGAGTAAGATAGAAATTGCATTATATACAATGCTTCAAATCAGATTATGTAGAGGAATTGTGAGTACTATTGAAAAGAGTTTTCACATACCTTTGAAGCTTTTGACCttaacaaactgaaatgcaatTACAGACCTCTTAGTCCAGTTAGAAGCCAAATAGTCAGCAACAATGTTCACCAAACTCCCAATAAGAAGACATCTAATTTTTCCCCTGAAATAGAATGTGGTTGAGAGATAAGTTCATAATCATCAGGTTTATTAGCTATAAGCCATAAATAAATATGCCAACAATACCTTGAATCTTGCAGATCAATATGCAACATCTTAGTGAGCTGACTGTCTTTTATGAAGAGCTTCTCTTGACCAGCAGCAGAAATAACTCCCAAACAATCTGATTATAAATTCCAGAATTTAGGTTTGTGTTTGGTATTTAAATGGATACATTAAGGTAATACTGAATGAACTAAAGCTTTTACATACCAATCAGGTGGGTAAAATCACTAACCCTGTTACGAATAATCTGAGTATTGTAAAAAGACCAGCCATTGCGAGGGATTCGAACATCAAAGCTTTCAGCAACACTTGTGCAGGTATGGAATATCAACCTAAAGTCATGAGGGGTCAATCGAATGCCATCATTTAAAACAACCTTGAAATGAGATATGTTGTACACCCTTCCAACTTCAATAGGACGAGTAATAGGGTGCCTCCTGCACACAGAAGCTTGTATCTTTGTCCCCTAACAACCATAATAGTTACAACAAACAGTTCAGAATTTACATGTTGAAAGTGTAAAAATAATGGTGTATATAAAAGGAATTCAGCTTACCCTTCTGTCGATCAAGATCATATCCAAGCAAGAGGGTGTCAGTGTAATGTGGTCAAATGGTATTCTCCACACAGCAACAGCACGGACCCTGATGCTCCATGACCGTCCCTGTTGTTGAATTGAAGTAACATGATCAATCGCTGACAACTGAGTATCCATTGGAAGTTCAGGAAAATTAACACAAAAGCAAATTTGATGGGAAAGGAGCTTCAAGAACTCAGGCAAGTGTGTATTCAATCGGAAACAATGTAATGTATTTATAGCAGATGAGGGTAACAATTCAATTAATTTAaggattaaattaaaaaaaagaactaaCCTCTAGCTGGTTCAGTACTATAAAGAGATGAGAGCACTGAGTTGTCGACTATGGAAGGGATTCTTACATCACAAAGGACATGGAAATCTTCCAAAACAGTGCACAATCGGCTTCAAGGGATCATTCACAGGGGATACTTCCCACATCCGGATAACTCTAGTCCTaattttgaagaaatttttCCCAGGGCATAGACTCTTGATTGGATTAACATGAACACCCATGTCTCCGATCAAAATTGGGGAAAATTGATCACCTAAAACCAAAATAGGAGCGGGATAATGAAGTAAAAAAAACACAGTGAAACAACTTATGGACATCTCAGACCATAAGGGTCCAATTTATAGCAAGGAGCTCACAGTTCCACAACCAAATTTTCGAATTGAATTGATTTCAGCTATAATAGACTTAGGGGATCAGATAGGGTGTAAGAAAAGAACCTGTAAAGCGATAGCCATAGCTGCCTGAGTAAGCAATAGTTGTCAAAAGTATCATGGTTTATGAAAATTGAGAAGGGGAAATAGATAATAGTCATCCTCCATATCTTAATAGGACATAGCAATGGCAGAAAAAAATCTCAACAGATAAGAACATAACGTAGGACAACTGTCGAAGAAGATAACAAAGGCTAACAAAGTGCATAGATAGGGACTCAGTAGATACAGAAGGATGATAATTGATAATGATGATTGATCAGAGCTGTTGGAAATGAAGATGTTTATGTTAAAATCGATCACCCATTGTCGTGTTTGTTAAGCTGATGTAATTTGGACAAGGGATTTGCATGGGAACTCAATGTACCCTGTTGTGCCTGGGTATGTGGACTACATACATTGCTGAGAatcctatatatatatctcGCTTCGTTTGGATACGAGCTTACTAGAGTTTATCTACTAGAAAAAGTACTAAGTACCCATTAGAATGCAAACCAAAGAGCATTTATCAGAGCTTATTTAGTGCATATTCTTgaagataagctccaataaactTCAAGGTCTAATAAGCTTCAATCAGTGTTCTTTGTTTTGCAACCAAGCCGGTACATAATACTTAAGCTAATTTATCTGTGACTTTTTTCATACCAGACAGTGTTGGTGACCATGTTGGAGTGGGCACTTATGTCAACTCATGCAAGGATTGTGACTTTTGCAATGATGGACTAGAAAATCGTTGTCTCAAGGGATCAATTTACACTTTTAATGCTGTTGATATTGATGGTACAATTACAAAAGGATGATACTCCAATTTCATTGTAGTCCGTGAAAGGTAAACTTATTAATAGAAGACTAGATTCAAATTATGTATCAACTCTTAGAATTTCATGGTTGGACTTCACCTTGTTTGCTATATTACATACTTGAGGGAAAATGTGATTCAAATCCTGTTATACGAATAATCTCTTGAGAGAATCATAAATAGGGATGTGAAATATAGTTTGTAGTGGATATTTAGATAAccataaaataaaaaggaattGGAAGCTGCTACAAAATCTTTTTCTTACTCATGAGTTtgtttcatataattttgattgttCTCTTTTTTTTCACACTTTCATTTACTTAATCCCTAGAGAGGATGGAGATGTTTGGGAGATGAAAGTGATGAAGATGTTCTGCATTTGAGGTAGGGGAAGAGTCAATAAGTCAAAAATCCAGCATCATTTTCTCATCGTTCAACTCACACGCCATACATTGAAAATGAACTGATATCGCTAGTTTTGAAACAGGGAGATCTCATTGTAGTAAATATGGGACCAATGCAGTTAAGTCAATATTGAAATGGATTGTCAATAGCCTTCAACTAGCTCGCTTATATACAATCTAATCATGTATGGATGCTCTCTTAATTTAGAAAGTAAGGAATTAATTTATAAAGTAAGAAAGAAACATTGCTTTTCCTTTTGAGCTTTAGATTATATACAAGAAGTGAAGAACAATAAAGAAAtcctattttttttcaaatgcgGTAACAAATGAGATTTCATATACAAAGTAGGCTATATGTTGAAATAGCGATGTACACTAATAAGATAAATTGTCTTATCATTTCCTATCAATCTCATACAATTAGTACTCGAGCAAATTCAACTTTGATATACAAATGGCAACTCATGTTATACTCTCATTGCCTGATAGTTGAAtacttcaaaattaattaattagagGAAAAATGAATAATCACTTTCTGAATATTCTTATGTGAATCTAGCATGTAATTATTGAATTGAAACACTCTTTCATAATCGTTTACATCTGTGCTTTGATGCAGAGGACCTCTCTCTAGAACATTTTCAATTAGGAAGCTTATGCAATGCATCAACAGAGCTGCGAACTTGTGTAGGAATTCTGGGGCAATGCCTGTTTCCCCATGGCAGCTATTTTTAACCAGGAAAAATAAATGACCACTTTCTGAATATTCTTTCGTGAAAATTCTTTGTGGTCCTCACCTAGCTCATTCGTATCCTAAGGTAAGAACATGTGTCTTAAGGTAAGACAATTAATCAAGGAAATCACAGTTGATGCAGAGATAACAAAGAAAGTCATGATCCTGAACCATTTCCACAAGATCAGATCCCTTGAAGGATTGCTCTGAAACTGGCTGGTTATGTTTGGTGGCATATTGGTCATGGCTGGATATGTTTGGTGGACTGTCGATCAAGGTGTAGTAGACagcacaagaagaagaaagtgaagAAAATTAATAAGATGAAAGTGAAGAAGACATGTTCTTACGAATCTGGCTACATAGCTAGTGAAGAAGAAGGTTGCAGTTTGTGTTGTGGGAAAGTGAGGATTGTAAGGATCCATATATAAAGGTTGCAGGTTGTGTTGT contains:
- the LOC130722857 gene encoding uncharacterized protein LOC130722857; amino-acid sequence: MILIDRRGTKIQASVCRRHPITRPIEVGRVYNISHFKVVLNDGIRLTPHDFRLIFHTCTSVAESFDVRIPRNGWSFYNTQIIRNRVSDFTHLIDCLGVISAAGQEKLFIKDSQLTKMLHIDLQDSRGKIRCLLIGSLVNIVADYLASNWTKRSVIAFQFVKVKSFKGTPVSSKVHFNPNIHDAIELTKRDEMLNTYPRKTLTQLLETKEFKVEVFDGVDSAVFVLYDPEAEQFTGFSCEELINNIALENKSIPEGEYHEDIENRVAGLEMLLWSATKLV